One genomic segment of Sminthopsis crassicaudata isolate SCR6 chromosome 2, ASM4859323v1, whole genome shotgun sequence includes these proteins:
- the GFOD2 gene encoding glucose-fructose oxidoreductase domain-containing protein 2 isoform X2 → MERRIACFYRPDYEHFKTLGIGKNVICEKAATSVDAFKMVTAARYYPRLMSLVGNVLRFLPAFIRMKQLIEEHYIGNVLICDVRVYWGSLLSHKYNWICDEHMGGGGLHTMGTYIVDLLTHLTGRKAEKVHGFLKTFVKQNAEISGIRHVTSDDFCFFQMLMNGGVCSTVTLNFNMPGSFVHEVMIVGSAGRLIARGSDLYGQKSTALQEEQLLTDSLTINAGLLEKGFKDIPLLYLKGMVYMVQALRQSFQEQDDHRTWDFKPVSMAASFEDGLYMQSVVDAIKKSSRSGEWETVEVMTEEPDANQNLCEALQRNNV, encoded by the exons ATGGAAAGGAGAATAGCCTGTTTTTACAGACCTGATTATGAACACTTCAAAACACTTG GTATTGGAAAGAATGTGATCTGTGAAAAAGCTGCCACCTCGGTGGATGCCTTCAAGATGGTGACAGCTGCTCGCTACTACCCCAGACTCATGAGCCTGGTGGGGAATGTCCTTCGATTCCTGCCGGCCTTCATCCGGATGAAGCAGCTGATTGAAGAGCATTATATCGGCAATGTGCTGATCTGTGATGTGCGTGTATACTGGGGCAGCCTCCTCAGCCACAAGTACAACTGGATCTGTGATGAGCACATGGGGGGCGGTGGTCTGCACACCATGGGCACCTATATTGTGGACCTCCTCACCCACCTGACTGGGAGGAAGGCTGAGAAGGTGCATGGTTTTCTGAAGACATTTGTGAAACAGAATGCTGAGATTAGTGGCATTCGGCACGTTACCAGCGATGACTTCTGCTTTTTCCAAATGCTCATGAATGGGGGTGTTTGTAGCACAGTGACTCTCAACTTCAACATGCCGGGTTCCTTCGTGCACGAAGTCATGATTGTGGGGTCTGCCGGGCGCCTCATAGCCCGAGGATCCGACCTCTATGGACAGAAGAGCACCGCCCTCCAAGAGGAGCAGCTGCTGACGGATTCTTTGACAATCAATGCAGGGCTTCTAGAAAAGGGGTTTAAAGACATTCCCTTGTTGTACCTGAAAGGCATGGTGTACATGGTGCAGGCTTTGCGCCAGTCATTTCAGGAACAAGATGACCATCGCACCTGGGATTTTAAGCCAGTCTCCATGGCAGCCTCCTTTGAGGATGGGCTTTACATGCAGAGTGTGGTGGATGCCATAAAGAAGTCCAGCAGGTCTGGGGAGTGGGAGACGGTGGAAGTCATGACTGAGGAGCCAGATGCCAATCAGAACCTTTGTGAGGCACTGCAAAGAAATAATGTCTGA
- the GFOD2 gene encoding glucose-fructose oxidoreductase domain-containing protein 2 isoform X1, whose translation MKLLPGVGVFGTGSSARVLVPLLRAEGFTIEALWGRTEEEAKQLAEEMSISFYTSRTDDVLLHQDVDLVCINIPPPLTRQIAVKALGIGKNVICEKAATSVDAFKMVTAARYYPRLMSLVGNVLRFLPAFIRMKQLIEEHYIGNVLICDVRVYWGSLLSHKYNWICDEHMGGGGLHTMGTYIVDLLTHLTGRKAEKVHGFLKTFVKQNAEISGIRHVTSDDFCFFQMLMNGGVCSTVTLNFNMPGSFVHEVMIVGSAGRLIARGSDLYGQKSTALQEEQLLTDSLTINAGLLEKGFKDIPLLYLKGMVYMVQALRQSFQEQDDHRTWDFKPVSMAASFEDGLYMQSVVDAIKKSSRSGEWETVEVMTEEPDANQNLCEALQRNNV comes from the exons ATGAAGCTGCTGCCAGGAGTTGGGGTCTTTGGGACTGGCAGCTCGGCTCGGGTTCTGGTCCCATTGCTGAGAGCTGAGGGCTTTACCATTGAGGCACTGTGGGGCCGGACAGAAGAGGAGGCAAAGCAGCTCGCTGAAGAGATGAGCATTTCCTTCTACACCAGCCGGACAGACGATGTCTTGCTACACCAGGACGTAGATCTGGTTTGCATCAACATTCCTCCTCCACTTACTCGGCAAATAGCTGTGAAAGCTCTAG GTATTGGAAAGAATGTGATCTGTGAAAAAGCTGCCACCTCGGTGGATGCCTTCAAGATGGTGACAGCTGCTCGCTACTACCCCAGACTCATGAGCCTGGTGGGGAATGTCCTTCGATTCCTGCCGGCCTTCATCCGGATGAAGCAGCTGATTGAAGAGCATTATATCGGCAATGTGCTGATCTGTGATGTGCGTGTATACTGGGGCAGCCTCCTCAGCCACAAGTACAACTGGATCTGTGATGAGCACATGGGGGGCGGTGGTCTGCACACCATGGGCACCTATATTGTGGACCTCCTCACCCACCTGACTGGGAGGAAGGCTGAGAAGGTGCATGGTTTTCTGAAGACATTTGTGAAACAGAATGCTGAGATTAGTGGCATTCGGCACGTTACCAGCGATGACTTCTGCTTTTTCCAAATGCTCATGAATGGGGGTGTTTGTAGCACAGTGACTCTCAACTTCAACATGCCGGGTTCCTTCGTGCACGAAGTCATGATTGTGGGGTCTGCCGGGCGCCTCATAGCCCGAGGATCCGACCTCTATGGACAGAAGAGCACCGCCCTCCAAGAGGAGCAGCTGCTGACGGATTCTTTGACAATCAATGCAGGGCTTCTAGAAAAGGGGTTTAAAGACATTCCCTTGTTGTACCTGAAAGGCATGGTGTACATGGTGCAGGCTTTGCGCCAGTCATTTCAGGAACAAGATGACCATCGCACCTGGGATTTTAAGCCAGTCTCCATGGCAGCCTCCTTTGAGGATGGGCTTTACATGCAGAGTGTGGTGGATGCCATAAAGAAGTCCAGCAGGTCTGGGGAGTGGGAGACGGTGGAAGTCATGACTGAGGAGCCAGATGCCAATCAGAACCTTTGTGAGGCACTGCAAAGAAATAATGTCTGA
- the GFOD2 gene encoding glucose-fructose oxidoreductase domain-containing protein 2 isoform X3, with amino-acid sequence MGIGKNVICEKAATSVDAFKMVTAARYYPRLMSLVGNVLRFLPAFIRMKQLIEEHYIGNVLICDVRVYWGSLLSHKYNWICDEHMGGGGLHTMGTYIVDLLTHLTGRKAEKVHGFLKTFVKQNAEISGIRHVTSDDFCFFQMLMNGGVCSTVTLNFNMPGSFVHEVMIVGSAGRLIARGSDLYGQKSTALQEEQLLTDSLTINAGLLEKGFKDIPLLYLKGMVYMVQALRQSFQEQDDHRTWDFKPVSMAASFEDGLYMQSVVDAIKKSSRSGEWETVEVMTEEPDANQNLCEALQRNNV; translated from the exons ATGG GTATTGGAAAGAATGTGATCTGTGAAAAAGCTGCCACCTCGGTGGATGCCTTCAAGATGGTGACAGCTGCTCGCTACTACCCCAGACTCATGAGCCTGGTGGGGAATGTCCTTCGATTCCTGCCGGCCTTCATCCGGATGAAGCAGCTGATTGAAGAGCATTATATCGGCAATGTGCTGATCTGTGATGTGCGTGTATACTGGGGCAGCCTCCTCAGCCACAAGTACAACTGGATCTGTGATGAGCACATGGGGGGCGGTGGTCTGCACACCATGGGCACCTATATTGTGGACCTCCTCACCCACCTGACTGGGAGGAAGGCTGAGAAGGTGCATGGTTTTCTGAAGACATTTGTGAAACAGAATGCTGAGATTAGTGGCATTCGGCACGTTACCAGCGATGACTTCTGCTTTTTCCAAATGCTCATGAATGGGGGTGTTTGTAGCACAGTGACTCTCAACTTCAACATGCCGGGTTCCTTCGTGCACGAAGTCATGATTGTGGGGTCTGCCGGGCGCCTCATAGCCCGAGGATCCGACCTCTATGGACAGAAGAGCACCGCCCTCCAAGAGGAGCAGCTGCTGACGGATTCTTTGACAATCAATGCAGGGCTTCTAGAAAAGGGGTTTAAAGACATTCCCTTGTTGTACCTGAAAGGCATGGTGTACATGGTGCAGGCTTTGCGCCAGTCATTTCAGGAACAAGATGACCATCGCACCTGGGATTTTAAGCCAGTCTCCATGGCAGCCTCCTTTGAGGATGGGCTTTACATGCAGAGTGTGGTGGATGCCATAAAGAAGTCCAGCAGGTCTGGGGAGTGGGAGACGGTGGAAGTCATGACTGAGGAGCCAGATGCCAATCAGAACCTTTGTGAGGCACTGCAAAGAAATAATGTCTGA
- the GFOD2 gene encoding glucose-fructose oxidoreductase domain-containing protein 2 isoform X4 — translation MVTAARYYPRLMSLVGNVLRFLPAFIRMKQLIEEHYIGNVLICDVRVYWGSLLSHKYNWICDEHMGGGGLHTMGTYIVDLLTHLTGRKAEKVHGFLKTFVKQNAEISGIRHVTSDDFCFFQMLMNGGVCSTVTLNFNMPGSFVHEVMIVGSAGRLIARGSDLYGQKSTALQEEQLLTDSLTINAGLLEKGFKDIPLLYLKGMVYMVQALRQSFQEQDDHRTWDFKPVSMAASFEDGLYMQSVVDAIKKSSRSGEWETVEVMTEEPDANQNLCEALQRNNV, via the coding sequence ATGGTGACAGCTGCTCGCTACTACCCCAGACTCATGAGCCTGGTGGGGAATGTCCTTCGATTCCTGCCGGCCTTCATCCGGATGAAGCAGCTGATTGAAGAGCATTATATCGGCAATGTGCTGATCTGTGATGTGCGTGTATACTGGGGCAGCCTCCTCAGCCACAAGTACAACTGGATCTGTGATGAGCACATGGGGGGCGGTGGTCTGCACACCATGGGCACCTATATTGTGGACCTCCTCACCCACCTGACTGGGAGGAAGGCTGAGAAGGTGCATGGTTTTCTGAAGACATTTGTGAAACAGAATGCTGAGATTAGTGGCATTCGGCACGTTACCAGCGATGACTTCTGCTTTTTCCAAATGCTCATGAATGGGGGTGTTTGTAGCACAGTGACTCTCAACTTCAACATGCCGGGTTCCTTCGTGCACGAAGTCATGATTGTGGGGTCTGCCGGGCGCCTCATAGCCCGAGGATCCGACCTCTATGGACAGAAGAGCACCGCCCTCCAAGAGGAGCAGCTGCTGACGGATTCTTTGACAATCAATGCAGGGCTTCTAGAAAAGGGGTTTAAAGACATTCCCTTGTTGTACCTGAAAGGCATGGTGTACATGGTGCAGGCTTTGCGCCAGTCATTTCAGGAACAAGATGACCATCGCACCTGGGATTTTAAGCCAGTCTCCATGGCAGCCTCCTTTGAGGATGGGCTTTACATGCAGAGTGTGGTGGATGCCATAAAGAAGTCCAGCAGGTCTGGGGAGTGGGAGACGGTGGAAGTCATGACTGAGGAGCCAGATGCCAATCAGAACCTTTGTGAGGCACTGCAAAGAAATAATGTCTGA